The proteins below come from a single Streptococcus porcinus genomic window:
- a CDS encoding RluA family pseudouridine synthase: protein MKFNFIADRRTKVKTLLKSHDVSKGLLAKVKYKGGRIAVNGIERNAIYLLDIGDIVSITIPDELPFEKLEAISHPLDIVYEDDHFLVINKPVGYASIPSAIHSNTIANFIKGYYVDQNYPNKQVHIVTRLDRDTSGLMLFAKHGYAHARLDKQLQARAIEKRYFALVCGEGQLPDEGEIIAPIGRSKDSIITRTVDPMGKYARTTYQVVGRYAENVHLVDIKLHTGRTHQIRVHFSHIGFPLLGDDLYGGRLDLGITRQALHCHFLNFHNPFTENSSQHTINLTDDFENVIIDLQK, encoded by the coding sequence ATGAAATTCAACTTTATAGCAGATCGTAGAACGAAAGTGAAGACGTTACTCAAAAGTCATGATGTTTCAAAAGGTTTATTGGCAAAAGTTAAATATAAGGGTGGTCGTATTGCGGTTAATGGTATTGAGCGTAATGCCATTTATCTCTTGGATATTGGTGACATAGTTAGTATTACAATACCAGATGAGCTGCCTTTTGAGAAGCTAGAGGCAATTTCTCATCCTTTGGATATTGTTTATGAAGATGATCATTTTTTAGTCATTAATAAACCAGTTGGTTATGCTAGCATCCCTAGTGCTATTCATTCTAATACTATTGCTAATTTCATCAAGGGCTATTATGTAGATCAGAATTATCCTAATAAGCAAGTTCACATTGTAACTCGTTTAGATCGCGATACAAGCGGGCTCATGCTCTTTGCCAAACATGGGTATGCACATGCGAGACTTGATAAACAACTTCAAGCTCGAGCGATTGAAAAACGCTATTTTGCTTTAGTTTGTGGAGAGGGACAATTGCCAGATGAAGGGGAGATTATCGCACCAATTGGCCGTTCAAAAGACAGTATTATTACCCGAACCGTTGACCCAATGGGTAAATATGCTAGAACGACTTACCAAGTTGTGGGTCGCTATGCGGAAAATGTTCATTTGGTTGACATTAAGCTCCATACGGGGAGAACTCATCAGATTAGGGTTCATTTTTCACATATTGGCTTTCCTTTACTTGGTGATGACCTATATGGTGGCCGACTTGATTTAGGGATTACAAGGCAAGCCCTGCATTGCCATTTTTTGAATTTTCATAATCCGTTTACTGAAAATTCAAGCCAACATACAATTAATTTGACAGATGACTTTGAGAACGTTATCATAGATTTACAGAAATAA
- a CDS encoding NAD kinase: MTQMNYTDNVIRVAIIANGKYQSKRVASKLFAIFKDDPNFYLTKKQPDVVISIGGDGMLLSAFHMYENELDTVRFVGIHTGHLGFYTDYRDFEIDKLIENLREDKGDKVSYPILKIVLTLENGRVIKARALNEATIKRIEKTMVADVYINNVRFESFRGDGMSISTPTGSTAYNKSLGGAILHPTIEALQLTEISSLNNLVFRTVGSSLIIPKKEIIEIIPQRTGIYTVSVDNKTYNLKNVVKAQYYIDSEKIHFVSTPSHTSFWERVQDAFIGDLES; the protein is encoded by the coding sequence ATGACACAGATGAATTATACAGATAATGTGATACGAGTTGCTATAATAGCTAATGGAAAATACCAGAGTAAACGTGTCGCTTCAAAACTTTTTGCTATCTTTAAAGATGACCCTAACTTTTACTTGACCAAGAAACAACCTGATGTGGTCATTTCAATCGGCGGTGATGGTATGCTGTTGTCAGCTTTTCACATGTACGAAAATGAACTTGATACTGTTCGCTTTGTTGGTATCCATACAGGTCATTTAGGATTTTACACTGATTATCGTGATTTCGAAATCGATAAACTTATTGAAAATTTAAGAGAGGACAAGGGGGATAAAGTTTCTTACCCTATCCTTAAGATTGTTTTGACTTTGGAAAACGGTCGAGTTATAAAGGCACGAGCTTTGAATGAAGCTACCATTAAGCGTATTGAAAAAACTATGGTTGCAGATGTCTATATTAATAACGTTCGGTTTGAAAGTTTTCGCGGTGATGGCATGTCTATTTCAACACCGACAGGCAGTACAGCCTATAATAAATCCCTTGGCGGAGCGATTCTTCATCCAACTATAGAAGCTCTACAACTAACAGAAATATCAAGCCTTAATAATCTTGTATTTCGCACGGTTGGCTCCTCTTTAATAATTCCTAAAAAAGAAATAATAGAAATTATTCCACAACGAACAGGTATCTACACTGTATCCGTAGATAATAAAACTTATAATTTGAAAAATGTAGTTAAGGCTCAATATTATATTGATAGTGAAAAAATTCATTTTGTGTCAACACCGAGTCATACCAGTTTCTGGGAACGAGTACAAGATGCCTTTATTGGTGATTTAGAATCATGA
- a CDS encoding GTP pyrophosphokinase has translation MAVDWEDFLDPYIQAVGELKIKLRGIRKQFRKQNRYSPIEFVTGRVKSVESIKQKMALRGVLEENIAQDIQDIAGLRIMVQFVDDIDEVLNLLRQRQDMTIVYERDYIRNMKRSGYRSYHVVVEYPVDTIDGQKKVLAEIQIRTLGMNFWATIEHSLNYKYKGEFPEKIKKRLSRTAKIALELDEEMRKIRDDIREAQLLFDPGSRNLSDGVGNSDDTDELYR, from the coding sequence GTGGCAGTTGACTGGGAAGATTTCCTTGATCCCTATATTCAGGCAGTAGGGGAACTTAAAATCAAATTACGAGGTATTCGTAAGCAGTTTCGAAAGCAAAACCGCTATTCTCCGATTGAATTTGTAACTGGTCGCGTTAAATCCGTTGAAAGCATTAAACAAAAAATGGCTCTCAGAGGTGTACTTGAAGAAAATATCGCTCAAGATATTCAAGATATCGCCGGATTGCGGATAATGGTTCAATTTGTCGATGATATCGATGAAGTTTTGAACCTTTTAAGGCAAAGACAAGATATGACTATCGTTTATGAACGTGATTACATCCGTAATATGAAAAGAAGTGGATATCGTTCTTACCATGTTGTTGTTGAATATCCAGTTGACACCATTGATGGACAAAAGAAAGTTTTAGCCGAAATCCAAATTAGAACATTGGGAATGAATTTTTGGGCAACCATTGAGCATTCTCTCAATTACAAGTATAAGGGAGAATTCCCAGAAAAAATTAAGAAACGACTTTCACGAACTGCTAAGATTGCTCTTGAATTAGATGAAGAGATGCGGAAGATTCGAGACGATATTAGAGAAGCCCAGTTGCTCTTTGATCCGGGAAGTCGCAATTTAAGTGATGGTGTAGGAAACAGTGATGACACAGATGAATTATACAGATAA
- a CDS encoding CYTH domain-containing protein: MSNLEIEYKTLLTKKEYQRLLEQMSHVSPVVQTNYYIDTPNFDLKAHRMSLRVRTFAEQAELTLKVPETIGNREYNVDLTMISAKEIIKTGHLPQSSIRNLIETEGIDVSKLENFGYLTTTRRETTTAIGKMALDCNHYASIIDYELELEVQNAEKGQTDFDRFLEENQISFKYAKSKVARFSKTLNT, from the coding sequence ATGTCTAACTTAGAAATCGAATATAAGACCCTGCTAACAAAAAAAGAGTATCAACGTTTACTCGAACAAATGTCTCATGTCTCACCTGTCGTGCAAACTAATTATTATATTGACACTCCTAACTTCGATCTTAAAGCCCATCGCATGTCCCTAAGAGTTCGCACATTTGCTGAGCAGGCTGAATTGACGCTGAAAGTGCCAGAAACTATTGGTAATAGGGAATATAATGTTGACTTAACAATGATTAGTGCAAAAGAAATAATAAAAACAGGTCATTTGCCCCAAAGCAGCATTAGAAACCTTATTGAGACCGAAGGAATTGATGTCTCTAAATTAGAAAACTTTGGTTACTTAACAACTACTCGTCGCGAAACCACTACCGCCATTGGTAAAATGGCTTTGGACTGTAACCATTATGCTTCAATTATTGACTATGAGTTGGAACTTGAAGTCCAGAATGCTGAAAAAGGTCAAACTGATTTTGACCGATTTTTAGAGGAAAATCAGATTTCATTTAAGTATGCTAAAAGTAAAGTTGCGCGTTTTAGCAAAACCCTCAACACTTAA
- a CDS encoding ribose-phosphate diphosphokinase: MTERYADKQIKLFSLTSNLPIAEKISKASGIPLGKISSRQFSDGEIMINIEETVRGDDIYIVQSTSFPVNDNLWELLIMIDACKRASANSVNVVLPYFGYSRQDRVSKSREPITAKLVANMLTKAGIDRVLTLDLHAVQVQGFFDIPVDNLFTTPLFAEHYEEKGLCGENVVIVSPKNSGIKRARSLAELLDSPIAIIDYSEDETEREEGYIIGDVSGKKAIIIDDILNTGITFAEAAKILEREGATNIYAVASHGLFAGGAADILEASPIKEILVTDSVLTKNRKPANINYITASELIAKAIINIHERKPLSPLFAYHPNEKK; this comes from the coding sequence ATGACTGAACGATATGCTGATAAGCAAATCAAACTATTTTCACTCACCTCAAACTTACCAATCGCTGAGAAAATTTCCAAAGCATCAGGTATTCCATTAGGAAAAATTTCCTCACGCCAATTTTCAGATGGTGAAATCATGATTAACATCGAGGAAACTGTCCGAGGAGATGATATTTATATTGTTCAATCAACAAGTTTTCCTGTTAATGACAATTTATGGGAACTACTCATTATGATTGATGCTTGTAAACGAGCTAGTGCTAATTCAGTCAACGTTGTTTTGCCATATTTTGGTTATTCTCGTCAAGACAGAGTTTCAAAATCGCGCGAACCTATTACTGCTAAACTGGTTGCTAATATGCTAACCAAAGCTGGTATTGATCGTGTCCTTACTTTAGACCTACATGCTGTCCAAGTACAGGGCTTCTTTGATATTCCCGTCGATAACTTATTTACAACTCCACTTTTTGCTGAACATTATGAAGAAAAAGGTTTATGTGGTGAAAACGTCGTTATCGTCAGTCCTAAAAATTCTGGGATCAAACGTGCTAGAAGTTTAGCTGAACTCCTCGATTCACCTATTGCAATTATTGATTACTCAGAAGACGAAACTGAACGTGAAGAAGGTTACATCATAGGTGATGTTTCCGGTAAAAAAGCCATCATTATTGATGACATTTTGAATACTGGCATTACTTTTGCTGAAGCAGCTAAAATTCTTGAGCGTGAAGGAGCCACTAATATCTATGCCGTTGCTAGTCATGGTTTATTTGCTGGCGGTGCAGCTGATATTTTAGAAGCAAGCCCAATCAAAGAAATTCTAGTTACAGACTCTGTCCTAACTAAAAATCGTAAACCTGCAAATATCAACTACATCACAGCCAGTGAACTAATTGCGAAAGCTATTATCAATATCCACGAAAGAAAGCCATTGAGCCCGCTTTTTGCCTACCATCCAAATGAAAAAAAATAA
- a CDS encoding cysteine desulfurase family protein produces MKKNNPIYFDNAATTPLSNAAIKSMTKVMATTFGNPSSIHSFGRSANKVLRTCRQEIADLLGVDNHSIIFTSGGTEGNNTAIKGYALANQHKGKHLITTTIEHHSVLHTMAYLEKRFGFEVTYLKPSNGQITCQQVREALRDDTIMVSMMAANNETGDFLPYQEVASSLKEHQAVFHLDAVQIIGKISINPKELGIDFLSASAHKFHGPKGVGFLYSNNLHFDQLLHGGDQEEKRRASTENLIGIVGMTTALQEAYQKMTANFQHVEKLRETLIANLSDCNFYLSKSKKSLPHVINIGFPGQQNGLLLTRLDMANIAISTGSACTAGTVEPSHVLEAYYGKESVRLKEAIRISFSEQNTIEEIQSFIKELKTILGVSNGI; encoded by the coding sequence ATGAAAAAAAATAATCCTATCTATTTCGATAATGCAGCGACAACACCTTTAAGTAATGCTGCTATCAAAAGTATGACTAAAGTCATGGCTACTACTTTCGGAAATCCCTCTAGTATCCATTCTTTCGGACGATCAGCCAATAAAGTTTTACGAACGTGTCGTCAAGAGATTGCTGATCTTCTTGGAGTTGATAACCATTCCATTATCTTTACCTCTGGAGGAACTGAAGGAAATAATACAGCAATCAAAGGCTATGCGCTTGCTAATCAGCACAAAGGAAAGCATTTAATAACGACTACCATAGAGCATCACTCTGTACTTCACACCATGGCTTATTTAGAAAAACGTTTCGGTTTTGAGGTTACTTACTTAAAACCTAGCAATGGCCAGATTACTTGTCAACAAGTCCGCGAAGCCTTGCGTGATGATACTATTATGGTCAGCATGATGGCTGCCAACAATGAGACTGGTGACTTCTTGCCTTACCAAGAAGTCGCATCAAGTTTGAAAGAGCATCAAGCAGTCTTTCACCTTGATGCCGTTCAAATAATTGGTAAAATATCAATTAATCCTAAAGAGCTAGGTATTGACTTTTTATCTGCTTCTGCTCATAAATTTCACGGCCCAAAAGGTGTAGGTTTTCTCTACTCTAACAACCTCCATTTTGACCAACTTCTACATGGAGGAGACCAAGAAGAAAAGAGGCGTGCTAGCACCGAAAATCTTATTGGGATTGTTGGAATGACTACTGCCTTACAAGAAGCATATCAAAAGATGACAGCAAACTTTCAACACGTTGAAAAACTCAGAGAGACGCTGATTGCTAATCTTTCTGATTGTAACTTCTATTTGTCAAAATCAAAAAAATCACTTCCGCATGTTATCAATATTGGCTTTCCCGGTCAACAAAATGGTCTCTTACTCACCCGTTTAGATATGGCAAATATTGCTATTTCCACAGGATCTGCTTGTACTGCTGGTACAGTCGAACCAAGTCATGTTTTAGAAGCCTACTATGGCAAAGAATCTGTTCGACTAAAAGAAGCCATCAGAATTTCATTTTCTGAACAAAATACAATTGAGGAAATTCAATCCTTTATAAAAGAATTAAAAACTATTTTAGGAGTATCAAATGGCATTTGA
- a CDS encoding DUF1831 domain-containing protein, which produces MAFEKEIALPDCRYTYEISPKIKKYTLRDTTFSVTKVGHYELTRLLEEVPNSGDGFPLKITINKELDAFKLAITDQSGLRMVNIFKSEKHKILQDKFYFLMDSLVERDIFTKKAN; this is translated from the coding sequence ATGGCATTTGAAAAAGAAATTGCTTTACCAGACTGTCGGTACACATATGAAATAAGTCCCAAAATAAAAAAATATACTCTCAGAGATACGACTTTTTCAGTTACAAAAGTAGGACACTATGAGCTGACACGCCTTTTAGAGGAGGTCCCAAACTCTGGTGATGGCTTCCCATTGAAAATTACAATTAACAAGGAGCTTGATGCGTTTAAATTGGCTATTACAGACCAGTCTGGCTTACGTATGGTAAATATTTTTAAATCAGAAAAACATAAAATATTACAAGATAAGTTTTACTTTTTAATGGATAGCTTGGTAGAACGTGATATCTTTACAAAGAAAGCAAACTAA
- a CDS encoding redox-sensing transcriptional repressor Rex, protein MVIDKSIPKATAKRLSLYYRIFKRFYADQIEKASSKQIADAMGIDSATVRRDFSYFGELGRRGFGYDVSKLMNFFADLLNDHSTTNVLIVGCGNIGRALLHYRFHDRNKMQISMGFDVDSHPMVGTNTADGIPIYGMSTLKEHVEKTDIETAILTVPSVQAQEVADQLIAAGIKGILSFSPVHLQVPADVIVQYVDLTSELQTLLYFMNQANK, encoded by the coding sequence ATGGTAATTGATAAATCCATTCCAAAGGCAACAGCTAAGCGCTTGTCTTTGTATTATCGCATTTTCAAACGTTTTTATGCCGATCAGATTGAAAAAGCGAGTTCTAAACAAATTGCAGACGCAATGGGGATTGACTCTGCAACAGTCCGTCGTGACTTTTCCTACTTTGGTGAATTGGGACGTCGAGGATTCGGATATGATGTTTCAAAATTAATGAACTTTTTCGCTGATCTCTTAAACGATCACTCGACAACCAATGTTCTTATTGTAGGATGTGGTAATATTGGCCGTGCACTGCTGCACTATCGCTTCCACGATCGTAATAAGATGCAAATTTCCATGGGTTTTGATGTTGATAGTCATCCCATGGTTGGAACAAATACTGCTGATGGGATTCCCATTTATGGTATGTCAACATTAAAAGAGCACGTTGAAAAAACAGATATTGAGACAGCTATTTTAACGGTACCAAGCGTGCAGGCACAAGAGGTTGCTGATCAACTTATTGCTGCAGGGATTAAAGGGATTCTAAGTTTTTCACCGGTGCATCTTCAAGTGCCAGCTGATGTTATTGTACAATATGTTGATTTAACAAGTGAACTTCAAACCTTACTCTATTTTATGAATCAAGCAAATAAGTAA
- the radC gene encoding RadC family protein, whose protein sequence is MYSIKLEKESLLPREKLVRNGAEQLSDQELLAIILRTGNKDKHVMELAANLLNTVSSLSDFKKMSLQELRQLVGIGNVKSIELKAMLEFSRRIQESEQTSQYQILSSFQIAKKMIKQLGDKEQEHLVALYLDTQNKVIEEKTIFIGSVRRSIAEPMEIMHYACRNMATSMIIVHNHPSGFVAPSENDYHFTKNIKQLCDQIGIACLDHIIVGKNNYYSFREKTNLFCE, encoded by the coding sequence ATGTATTCCATTAAGCTTGAGAAAGAAAGTCTGTTACCTAGGGAGAAGTTAGTTCGAAATGGTGCTGAGCAACTCAGTGATCAAGAACTGTTAGCTATTATCCTGAGAACTGGTAATAAGGATAAACATGTCATGGAGCTAGCCGCCAATCTCTTAAACACTGTTTCATCATTATCCGATTTTAAAAAAATGTCTCTACAAGAGTTACGACAATTAGTAGGGATTGGCAATGTAAAATCAATTGAGTTAAAAGCAATGCTTGAATTTTCAAGAAGGATCCAAGAATCTGAGCAAACTAGCCAATATCAAATTTTGTCAAGTTTTCAAATTGCTAAAAAAATGATAAAACAATTGGGAGATAAGGAACAAGAACATTTAGTAGCATTATATCTAGACACTCAAAATAAAGTTATTGAAGAGAAAACTATTTTTATTGGAAGTGTTCGACGCTCAATAGCTGAGCCTATGGAAATCATGCATTATGCTTGTCGGAATATGGCAACAAGCATGATTATTGTTCACAATCACCCTTCAGGTTTCGTAGCTCCAAGTGAAAATGACTATCATTTCACGAAAAACATAAAACAATTATGTGATCAAATCGGAATCGCTTGTCTTGATCACATAATTGTTGGAAAAAATAACTATTATAGTTTTCGTGAAAAAACCAATCTGTTTTGTGAGTAA
- a CDS encoding AI-2E family transporter has product MYFEKKHVLYIVMAFLICFMIQANWDMGTDIVQTVIKTSLPFLYGAALAYIINIVMTAYENLLNRFMKTNRFFHLRRGVAMILAYATFIALFFWIVSIVIPDLIASINMMLSFDTSSVKQYINDLSHNKIIAKVIHYFGGDAKITQTISNYSQQLLKQFLSFLTSILTSMTVIASAIINVFVAFVFSFYVLGNKEQLCRQGNILVDTYTGIHAQRIHYIVGLMHNRFRGFFVGQTIEAMILGSLTALGMFLFKLPFAATIGVLVAFTALIPVVGAYIGVTVGFILIMTQSLSQAIFFLIFIIILQQFEGNLIYPRVVGSSIKLPGMWVLMAITIGASLKGIVGMIVAVPLAATFYQMVKDNIDKKQAIKKNQVS; this is encoded by the coding sequence ATGTATTTTGAAAAGAAACATGTTTTGTACATTGTTATGGCCTTTCTCATCTGTTTTATGATTCAAGCCAATTGGGATATGGGAACCGATATCGTCCAAACCGTTATTAAGACAAGCTTACCATTTCTTTATGGAGCAGCCTTGGCCTATATCATTAATATTGTCATGACTGCCTATGAAAATCTTTTGAATCGTTTCATGAAAACCAACCGTTTTTTTCACTTAAGGCGTGGTGTCGCGATGATTCTAGCTTACGCAACCTTCATTGCTTTGTTTTTTTGGATTGTTTCCATAGTTATTCCAGATTTAATTGCTAGTATTAATATGATGCTGTCTTTTGATACAAGTTCAGTTAAACAGTATATTAATGATTTAAGTCATAATAAAATAATTGCTAAAGTGATTCATTATTTTGGTGGCGATGCTAAGATTACACAAACAATTAGCAATTATAGTCAACAGTTGTTGAAGCAGTTCTTGTCATTTCTAACGAGTATTTTAACCTCGATGACAGTGATTGCCTCAGCTATTATTAATGTCTTTGTGGCTTTTGTTTTTTCTTTTTATGTATTAGGTAATAAGGAACAACTTTGCCGTCAGGGCAATATTTTGGTTGATACCTATACTGGGATTCATGCCCAACGCATTCATTATATCGTTGGCTTGATGCATAATCGTTTTCGAGGTTTCTTTGTTGGACAGACTATTGAGGCAATGATTTTGGGAAGCTTAACTGCACTCGGAATGTTTCTCTTTAAACTTCCCTTTGCAGCTACTATAGGGGTACTTGTTGCCTTTACAGCTCTAATTCCGGTTGTAGGAGCTTATATAGGTGTTACAGTTGGTTTTATACTAATCATGACGCAATCCTTATCACAAGCTATTTTCTTTCTCATTTTCATTATCATTCTTCAACAATTTGAAGGTAACCTTATCTATCCACGTGTAGTAGGAAGTTCTATCAAATTACCTGGTATGTGGGTTTTGATGGCAATTACGATTGGGGCTTCCCTAAAAGGTATTGTCGGCATGATTGTTGCTGTCCCATTAGCTGCAACATTTTATCAGATGGTTAAAGATAATATTGATAAAAAACAAGCTATCAAAAAGAACCAAGTTTCCTAA
- a CDS encoding 6-phospho-beta-glucosidase, whose amino-acid sequence MSTKQFPDNFLWGGATAANQLEGAFDLDGRGLANVDLSPVGDARLDVITGKRKMFNFEEGYFYPAKESIDFYHRYKEDIALFAEMGFKTFRMSIAWSRIFPKGDESHPNEAGLAFYEEVFKECHKYGIEPLVTITHFDIPMHLVTEYGGWRNRKLVDFYGNLVTVLFKRYKGLVNYWLTFNEINILLHAPFMGAGIVFEKGEDRNQVLYKAAHHELLASALATKIGHEIDPENQIGCMLAAGKFYPMTPKPEDVWAAMEKDRENYFFIDVQARGEYPEYALKFFEREGIKLTFEEGDEQLLKENTVDFVSFSYYASRAAQAQKTDQSEASLLASSENPYLETTDWGWAIDPLGFRITLNDLYDRYQKPLFVVENGLGAVDVPDEGGYVADDYRIDYLRQHIEAMRDAITEDGVRVLGYTTWGPIDLVSAGTGEMKKRYGFIYVDRDNYGNGTLKRSKKKSFSWYQKVIASNGSDLD is encoded by the coding sequence ATGTCTACAAAACAATTTCCAGATAACTTTTTATGGGGTGGCGCAACTGCGGCCAACCAATTAGAAGGTGCTTTTGATCTTGATGGTCGTGGATTGGCTAATGTTGATTTATCACCCGTTGGTGATGCTCGCCTTGATGTTATCACTGGTAAACGTAAAATGTTTAATTTTGAAGAGGGGTATTTCTACCCAGCTAAAGAGTCTATTGATTTTTATCATCGTTATAAAGAAGATATTGCTTTATTTGCTGAAATGGGTTTTAAAACCTTTCGCATGTCCATTGCCTGGTCCCGAATTTTCCCGAAAGGAGATGAAAGTCACCCCAATGAAGCTGGCTTGGCCTTTTACGAAGAAGTTTTTAAAGAATGTCATAAATATGGAATCGAACCCTTAGTGACCATTACCCATTTTGATATTCCCATGCATTTAGTAACAGAATATGGTGGTTGGCGTAATCGGAAATTGGTTGACTTTTATGGTAATTTAGTTACTGTTTTATTTAAACGTTATAAGGGACTTGTTAACTATTGGTTAACATTTAACGAAATCAACATTCTTCTGCATGCTCCATTTATGGGAGCTGGGATTGTTTTTGAAAAAGGCGAAGACCGCAATCAAGTTCTCTACAAAGCAGCCCATCATGAATTATTGGCCTCAGCTTTGGCAACAAAAATTGGACACGAAATAGATCCAGAAAATCAAATTGGCTGCATGTTAGCGGCTGGGAAATTTTATCCAATGACACCCAAACCTGAAGATGTTTGGGCAGCTATGGAAAAAGACCGTGAAAATTACTTCTTTATTGATGTTCAAGCACGAGGAGAATATCCGGAATATGCCTTAAAATTCTTTGAACGAGAAGGTATCAAACTAACCTTTGAAGAAGGTGATGAGCAACTTCTAAAAGAAAATACAGTTGACTTTGTGTCGTTCTCCTACTATGCTAGTCGTGCAGCACAAGCTCAAAAAACTGATCAATCTGAAGCTAGTCTTTTAGCTTCTTCAGAGAATCCTTACTTGGAAACAACTGATTGGGGTTGGGCCATTGATCCACTAGGATTTCGTATTACGCTAAATGATCTCTATGATAGATATCAAAAACCTCTATTTGTTGTTGAAAATGGACTTGGCGCAGTAGATGTCCCAGATGAAGGCGGCTATGTTGCAGATGATTATCGCATCGACTACTTACGACAACACATTGAAGCCATGCGCGATGCTATCACAGAAGATGGTGTAAGAGTCTTAGGATATACCACTTGGGGACCAATTGATCTTGTTTCAGCAGGAACAGGGGAGATGAAAAAACGATATGGCTTTATCTATGTTGACCGTGACAACTATGGGAATGGCACACTTAAACGCTCTAAGAAAAAATCTTTTAGTTGGTACCAAAAAGTTATTGCTTCGAATGGTTCAGATCTAGACTAA
- a CDS encoding transporter, producing MVGKWLRRFIGETRSHFALFLLPTVEGGSVALPLYLSIVGVSSNTVIFDIAGAITAFLIIPILVSKAAANQTSNKELVVSIMKHPFVIAIFLGLVGNVCHWPEIIAHSFIAPAYDGIIGRATSPIAGMILFILGYDLNMSLTTIRPLVKLIFVRFTFYIFVILGFFILFPKIMANYDFKLAVLIYFMCPTGFALPAIISPVFKSEEDELFSATFISLSLVVTLIVYTLIVIFVAY from the coding sequence TTGGTTGGGAAGTGGTTACGACGTTTTATTGGGGAAACGCGGTCACATTTTGCTCTCTTCTTACTCCCCACAGTTGAGGGAGGAAGTGTTGCTCTGCCATTATACTTATCCATTGTCGGTGTTTCCAGTAATACAGTCATTTTTGATATTGCTGGTGCTATAACCGCATTTTTGATTATTCCCATTTTAGTGTCAAAGGCTGCGGCCAATCAAACCAGCAATAAAGAATTAGTGGTTTCTATTATGAAGCATCCCTTTGTGATTGCAATTTTTCTAGGTTTAGTAGGTAACGTTTGTCATTGGCCAGAGATAATTGCACATAGCTTCATTGCACCAGCTTATGATGGAATTATCGGGCGGGCAACGTCTCCTATTGCAGGAATGATTCTTTTTATACTCGGCTATGATCTTAATATGAGTTTGACTACAATTAGGCCGTTAGTAAAATTAATATTCGTTCGTTTTACTTTTTATATTTTTGTTATTCTCGGGTTCTTTATTTTATTTCCGAAAATTATGGCTAACTATGATTTTAAGTTGGCTGTTCTCATTTATTTTATGTGTCCCACGGGGTTTGCTTTGCCAGCAATTATTTCTCCAGTCTTTAAGTCTGAAGAGGATGAGTTATTTTCGGCAACTTTTATTTCACTATCTCTTGTTGTGACTTTGATTGTTTACACACTTATTGTTATTTTCGTGGCTTACTAA
- a CDS encoding AEC family transporter, which translates to MTAFNTLVPVFFMLILGYMARHFKWITSQDKDGVNTIMFTVLFPILIFHLMMQAALTIGTVPIIAYTLY; encoded by the coding sequence ATGACTGCATTTAACACTTTAGTACCAGTTTTTTTCATGCTGATATTGGGATATATGGCACGACACTTCAAGTGGATTACATCTCAAGATAAAGATGGTGTAAACACTATTATGTTTACAGTTTTATTTCCAATTTTAATTTTTCATCTAATGATGCAAGCGGCATTAACGATAGGTACTGTTCCAATTATCGCATACACCCTATATTAG